A portion of the Acidisarcina polymorpha genome contains these proteins:
- a CDS encoding RsmE family RNA methyltransferase, which produces MTRRRWIADQWDESHATLSGSPAMHLVRVLRARPGMVFDLVAGDRVRRAVISEIEEGAVRFLLGEDVEAEAALPITLVLAVFKFDRMEWAIEKVTELGAACIVPVIARRTEKHLAQASTARVERWRRIAREAAQQSRRSDLLRIQDPAPLKDVVGQAPHALRLLLAERERSVMLRDAIEYEEGGASLPEDQEIWLAVGPEGGWAPEEDVLFSGEAWKPVSLGPRILRAETAAIAAVSTLAALLD; this is translated from the coding sequence ATGACGCGGCGCCGATGGATCGCTGATCAGTGGGACGAATCGCACGCGACCTTGAGCGGTAGCCCGGCGATGCACCTGGTTCGTGTGCTCCGCGCTCGACCGGGTATGGTCTTCGACCTTGTCGCCGGCGATCGCGTGCGTCGCGCAGTCATCTCCGAGATCGAAGAGGGCGCAGTGAGATTTCTCCTCGGCGAAGATGTGGAAGCCGAAGCCGCTCTTCCTATCACGCTGGTCCTCGCCGTCTTCAAGTTTGATCGAATGGAGTGGGCGATCGAGAAGGTCACCGAACTAGGCGCGGCATGCATCGTTCCGGTGATTGCGCGGCGAACCGAGAAGCACCTCGCGCAAGCTTCGACGGCGCGGGTGGAGCGATGGCGTCGCATTGCGCGGGAGGCCGCTCAGCAATCCCGGCGTTCAGATTTGTTGCGAATTCAGGATCCGGCTCCTCTTAAGGATGTTGTCGGTCAGGCGCCCCATGCGTTGCGCCTTCTGCTCGCCGAGCGCGAGCGTTCGGTGATGCTTCGAGATGCTATCGAATATGAAGAAGGCGGAGCATCGCTCCCGGAAGATCAAGAAATCTGGCTGGCGGTCGGACCGGAGGGCGGGTGGGCGCCGGAGGAGGATGTTCTATTTTCCGGAGAAGCATGGAAGCCCGTGAGCCTGGGTCCGCGTATTTTGCGGGCGGAGACGGCTGCAATCGCTGCCGTCTCTACACTCGCCGCATTGCTCGACTAG
- the dnaJ gene encoding molecular chaperone DnaJ, with translation MSKLDYYEVLGVTRDASDQELKTAYRKMAMQFHPDRNPGDAEAEERFKECSEAYQVLTDAQKRAAYDRYGHAGVSGAGGNGSPFTNAQDLGDIFGDLFGEMFNVGGNNRRPSRAQRGRDLRYEMSIAFEEAVFGKETEISIHRMEACDDCQGTGTRNKQGPTTCAQCQGRGQVRYQQGFFSIARTCNVCGGTGSMITNPCPTCRGEARVSRDHKIVVNIPAGVEEGTRIRYQGEGDAGRFGGPSGDLYIVLAVKAHEFFERDGNDLHCVMPISMPQAALGDELAIATLEGETTLKIPEGTQSGKEFRIRGKGVPYLNERGRGDLVVEVAVQTPKKLTKVQRELLRQLAETLTVENKPTSRSLFAKVKEIFS, from the coding sequence GTGAGCAAACTCGACTATTACGAAGTGTTAGGCGTAACCCGCGATGCGAGCGATCAGGAGCTGAAGACGGCCTATCGCAAGATGGCCATGCAGTTTCATCCCGACCGCAACCCCGGGGATGCCGAAGCCGAAGAGCGATTCAAAGAGTGCAGCGAAGCCTATCAGGTTCTGACCGACGCGCAAAAGCGCGCCGCTTATGACCGGTATGGACATGCTGGGGTGAGCGGCGCCGGCGGCAATGGCAGCCCGTTTACCAACGCGCAAGATCTCGGCGATATCTTTGGCGACCTGTTCGGCGAGATGTTCAACGTCGGCGGCAACAACCGGCGTCCGTCGCGCGCGCAGCGCGGCCGGGACCTCCGCTACGAGATGTCGATCGCCTTTGAAGAAGCGGTCTTTGGTAAAGAGACCGAGATCAGCATTCACCGGATGGAAGCCTGCGATGATTGCCAAGGCACCGGGACCCGGAACAAACAGGGGCCGACCACCTGCGCGCAATGCCAGGGAAGAGGACAAGTTCGCTACCAGCAGGGGTTCTTCTCGATCGCCCGCACTTGCAATGTGTGCGGCGGCACCGGCAGCATGATCACGAATCCATGCCCAACTTGCCGGGGCGAGGCGCGCGTCAGCCGGGATCACAAGATCGTGGTGAACATTCCCGCAGGCGTGGAGGAGGGCACGCGCATTCGCTATCAGGGCGAGGGCGACGCCGGCCGTTTTGGCGGCCCGAGCGGCGATCTCTACATTGTCCTGGCAGTCAAGGCGCATGAGTTCTTCGAGCGGGACGGGAACGATCTCCATTGCGTGATGCCGATCTCGATGCCGCAGGCGGCCCTCGGTGACGAGTTGGCCATTGCCACTCTCGAAGGCGAAACTACGCTGAAGATTCCCGAAGGCACGCAGAGTGGCAAGGAGTTCCGCATTCGCGGCAAGGGTGTGCCTTATCTCAACGAACGCGGGCGCGGCGACCTGGTCGTTGAGGTCGCGGTGCAGACGCCGAAGAAACTGACAAAGGTGCAGCGCGAGTTGCTACGGCAGCTGGCGGAAACGCTGACGGTTGAGAATAAACCGACTTCTCGAAGTCTATTCGCTAAGGTCAAAGAGATTTTCAGCTGA
- a CDS encoding nucleotide exchange factor GrpE, with product MNDKTAVEDKTITDEELELHQNTDPVSDPADAVTTGVDPKEPVQAPEATGALSVPLEEYERMKAERDQVFDRMARLQAEFDNARKREARERAEFRDFATAGAVEQFLPVIDNFQLALKAGGTAEQLRGGVELIVKQMDDVLRSLNVQPVETVGAQFDPHVHESIDSVERVDLPDQQVLEEVRRGYRMKERLLRPALVRVVSNRGSASA from the coding sequence ATGAATGACAAAACAGCAGTTGAGGATAAGACGATCACAGACGAGGAATTAGAGCTTCATCAGAATACCGACCCGGTCTCGGATCCAGCCGATGCGGTAACTACCGGGGTCGACCCCAAGGAGCCGGTGCAGGCCCCTGAGGCGACCGGAGCGCTGTCAGTTCCGTTAGAGGAGTATGAGCGAATGAAGGCGGAACGCGACCAGGTCTTCGATCGCATGGCGCGCCTCCAGGCCGAGTTTGATAATGCCCGCAAACGGGAGGCTCGAGAACGAGCAGAGTTTCGCGACTTCGCGACGGCCGGCGCAGTGGAGCAGTTTTTGCCGGTCATCGACAACTTCCAGCTGGCGCTCAAAGCCGGTGGAACCGCCGAACAGCTTCGTGGTGGAGTCGAATTGATCGTCAAGCAGATGGACGATGTGCTTCGCTCGCTCAATGTGCAACCGGTCGAAACGGTCGGCGCCCAGTTCGATCCCCATGTTCATGAGTCTATCGATTCGGTCGAACGAGTCGATCTACCAGATCAGCAGGTCCTCGAAGAAGTCCGTCGCGGGTATCGTATGAAGGAGCGTCTCCTGCGGCCTGCGCTGGTTCGCGTGGTCAGCAACCGTGGATCGGCTTCGGCGTAA
- the hrcA gene encoding heat-inducible transcriptional repressor HrcA: MAGEIRLSPRERAVLTAIIEMYIDTGEPVASQAIARQLGNREGMSSATIRNVMASLGDAGLLDQPHTSAGRMPSAKAFRFYVEQLNGMARSGTAGLTQDRRDQIEDSFSGVSSRQQFLERTSHVLALISNGVGVAVAASAEFHELEHIHFSRLAAGRVLAVVVTKAGAVLDRVLALDHDLTHIELGTAANFLNENFRGWSMEKIRRDLERRIEQERHEYDQLTRSVGELCRKGALDGDGEGPSIFIEGIGNLIASQVDRDRLRQLLGALEAKRRLIELLNAYVDARQQNVRVVVGLEETIPEMHSMVLIGAPALVGAESLGTVAVLGPVRLQYQETMNAVSFIAQLSDRILQPPQ, encoded by the coding sequence ATGGCTGGCGAAATCAGGCTTAGTCCGCGGGAACGGGCGGTGCTTACCGCTATTATCGAGATGTACATCGATACCGGGGAGCCGGTCGCCTCGCAGGCTATCGCCCGCCAACTCGGCAATCGCGAAGGCATGAGTTCAGCGACCATTCGCAATGTGATGGCTTCGCTCGGAGATGCCGGATTGCTTGATCAGCCGCATACCTCGGCGGGCCGCATGCCCTCCGCCAAGGCCTTTCGCTTTTACGTGGAGCAGTTGAATGGTATGGCCCGCAGCGGAACGGCGGGGCTGACTCAGGATCGCCGCGATCAGATTGAAGACAGCTTTTCTGGAGTAAGCAGCCGGCAGCAATTTCTGGAGCGGACTTCGCATGTGCTGGCGCTGATCTCGAATGGAGTGGGCGTGGCAGTCGCTGCGAGCGCCGAATTTCATGAGCTCGAGCACATACACTTCTCGCGCTTGGCAGCTGGAAGGGTCTTGGCAGTGGTGGTGACCAAGGCTGGCGCGGTGCTCGACCGCGTGCTTGCGCTCGATCACGACCTCACCCATATTGAGCTTGGGACCGCAGCGAACTTCCTGAATGAGAATTTTCGCGGCTGGTCAATGGAAAAAATTCGTCGCGACCTCGAGCGGCGCATCGAACAAGAACGGCACGAGTACGATCAATTGACTCGCTCAGTCGGGGAGCTTTGCCGCAAGGGGGCGCTCGATGGCGACGGTGAAGGCCCATCTATATTTATAGAGGGAATAGGAAACTTGATTGCCAGTCAGGTCGACCGTGATCGCCTGCGTCAGCTGCTTGGCGCACTCGAGGCGAAGCGGCGGTTGATCGAACTATTGAACGCCTATGTCGATGCTCGTCAGCAGAATGTGCGAGTCGTCGTTGGGTTGGAAGAGACGATTCCGGAGATGCATAGTATGGTGTTGATCGGCGCACCTGCCTTGGTTGGAGCGGAGAGTCTGGGCACCGTGGCAGTGCTGGGGCCGGTTCGTCTGCAATACCAGGAGACGATGAATGCAGTATCATTCATCGCGCAGCTCTCGGACAGAATCCTGCAGCCTCCGCAGTAG
- the polA gene encoding DNA polymerase I, with protein MANSAPTSLQSKPPVFLLDSMSFIFRAYHAMQRQRPMSTRTGVPTAATFVFVNMINKLRRDFSPEYFAAVFDVSGQVFRDERSKAMTAVKKFNIKTQAFEEIDYLGYKANRTEMPPDLAQQLPYIRRALDAFHIPILQAEGFEADDVIGTLAKQAAEAGHCVFVVSNDKDMLQLVTDSVKVLNPAKDNLVLDREKVIETLGVPPERVVDVMALRGDSIDNIPGAPGIGDKGSVELIQQFGSVEAALDHASEVKRKTYRESLENNRDNIMLSKELVTIHCEVPVPLDLEAMRTQKPDVTACRALFTELEFTSLLKELAPEAESVATEFLLEPTQEQVSRFLEVARKDGFALGLETSILETVAEQVSEQETEAVEEAEPALKSLSFMGMFEAAEQAETAENPKDIEPEGIRIGVSTEPGVGLILRVGHAQDAELRALLEDPLIPKRVHDLKGTLRTLQQHGVELAGANDDLMLYSYLINPTHASHRLADVAARFTSRPLQELGEAQLAEAAHVIRGLTPVLREDIGSLDERRVYEEIDLPLVPILLKMETVGVRIDSEVLNRMAETLTSEMHRVGETIYEKAGHRFNINSPKQLGDILFNKMNLPKPLKYGKGKVVSTAQDVLEELATHSEVPRLVLEYRYLAKLKSNYVDSLPLLADRDGRVHTTFNQVGTATGRLSSTNPNLQNIPIKTALGREIRAAFIAAPGRTLLSADYSQIELRLMAHFSDDPLLLNAYRTNQDIHTLTASEVFGVPHDSMDKETRNRAKAVNFGIVYGISPFGLAQQLGIDQHQARLYIETYFARYSGVRTYIDRLLEEVRREQKVRTVFGRVRPIPDIQSRNANLRGFAERTAVNTPLQGTAADLIKLAMIRIDRRLTSENLETAMTLQVHDELLFDVPENEVDRVRALVKEEMEGVIELKVPLVADCGVGANWRDMV; from the coding sequence ATGGCTAATTCGGCTCCGACCTCTTTGCAAAGTAAGCCGCCGGTCTTTCTGCTCGACTCGATGTCGTTCATCTTTCGTGCCTACCACGCGATGCAGCGGCAGCGGCCGATGTCAACGCGGACCGGTGTGCCGACGGCAGCGACCTTTGTTTTCGTCAACATGATCAACAAGCTGCGGCGTGATTTCTCTCCGGAATACTTTGCCGCGGTCTTCGATGTCAGCGGTCAAGTCTTTCGCGACGAGCGCTCGAAGGCGATGACCGCGGTCAAGAAGTTCAATATCAAGACCCAGGCCTTTGAGGAGATTGACTACCTTGGCTACAAGGCCAACCGCACCGAGATGCCTCCAGACTTGGCGCAGCAGTTGCCTTATATTCGCCGCGCGCTGGATGCCTTTCATATACCCATCTTGCAGGCGGAAGGCTTTGAGGCGGACGACGTGATCGGCACCCTCGCCAAGCAGGCTGCGGAGGCCGGCCATTGCGTCTTTGTGGTTTCGAACGACAAGGACATGCTGCAGCTGGTGACCGATAGCGTGAAGGTGCTCAACCCAGCGAAGGACAACCTGGTTCTCGACCGTGAGAAGGTCATCGAGACGCTGGGAGTTCCTCCAGAACGGGTAGTCGATGTGATGGCGCTCCGGGGCGACTCGATCGATAACATCCCTGGAGCTCCCGGAATTGGCGATAAAGGATCAGTCGAGTTGATCCAGCAGTTTGGCTCGGTCGAGGCGGCGCTCGATCACGCCTCCGAGGTGAAACGCAAGACCTATCGCGAGTCGCTCGAGAATAATCGCGACAACATCATGCTCAGCAAGGAGCTGGTGACGATCCATTGCGAGGTTCCGGTACCGCTCGATCTTGAAGCAATGCGCACCCAGAAGCCTGACGTGACCGCGTGCCGGGCATTGTTTACTGAGCTCGAATTTACGTCGCTGCTGAAGGAGCTGGCGCCGGAAGCGGAGAGCGTCGCCACCGAGTTTCTCCTGGAACCAACCCAGGAACAGGTCAGCCGGTTTCTCGAGGTGGCGAGGAAAGACGGATTTGCGCTCGGGCTCGAGACGTCCATCCTTGAAACCGTTGCGGAGCAAGTAAGCGAGCAGGAGACCGAAGCGGTAGAAGAAGCGGAACCCGCTCTTAAGAGCTTGTCGTTCATGGGGATGTTTGAGGCCGCTGAGCAGGCTGAGACGGCGGAAAACCCGAAAGATATCGAGCCGGAAGGAATCCGGATTGGGGTATCGACCGAGCCTGGCGTGGGTTTGATCCTGAGAGTGGGTCACGCTCAGGATGCGGAGTTGCGGGCATTGCTCGAAGACCCCTTGATTCCTAAGCGTGTCCACGACTTGAAAGGAACCCTGCGGACATTGCAGCAGCACGGTGTCGAGCTCGCCGGCGCGAACGATGACCTGATGTTGTATTCCTATCTCATCAATCCGACCCATGCGAGTCACCGATTGGCGGACGTGGCGGCGCGTTTTACGAGTCGTCCACTTCAGGAGCTTGGGGAAGCGCAGCTGGCGGAAGCAGCGCACGTGATTCGCGGACTGACCCCGGTGTTGCGCGAGGATATCGGCTCCCTCGACGAGCGCCGCGTTTATGAGGAGATCGATCTCCCGCTGGTGCCAATTCTGCTGAAGATGGAGACGGTTGGGGTGCGGATCGATTCTGAAGTTCTCAACCGCATGGCGGAAACTCTCACTTCAGAGATGCATCGGGTGGGCGAGACCATCTATGAGAAGGCCGGGCATCGCTTCAATATCAACTCACCGAAGCAGCTCGGTGACATTCTCTTCAACAAGATGAACCTGCCCAAGCCACTCAAGTATGGCAAGGGCAAGGTGGTTTCGACAGCGCAGGATGTGCTCGAGGAACTGGCTACGCACAGCGAAGTGCCGAGGCTGGTGCTCGAGTATCGTTATCTGGCCAAGCTGAAATCGAACTACGTCGACTCGCTGCCGTTGCTTGCCGACCGCGACGGTCGTGTGCATACCACCTTCAACCAGGTGGGGACGGCGACCGGACGACTCTCGTCGACCAATCCGAATTTGCAGAATATTCCCATCAAGACTGCTTTGGGCCGAGAGATCCGCGCAGCGTTCATCGCCGCTCCGGGGCGAACGCTGCTCTCGGCTGATTATTCGCAGATTGAGTTGCGCCTGATGGCGCACTTCTCTGACGACCCGCTACTGCTGAACGCCTATCGCACCAACCAGGACATTCATACGCTGACCGCGTCGGAGGTCTTCGGCGTGCCACACGACAGTATGGATAAAGAAACGCGCAATCGCGCGAAGGCGGTGAACTTCGGCATCGTTTACGGTATTTCGCCGTTTGGCTTGGCGCAGCAATTGGGCATCGATCAGCACCAGGCGCGGCTCTATATCGAGACCTACTTCGCGCGCTACAGCGGGGTGCGCACCTACATTGACAGGCTTCTCGAAGAGGTGCGCCGAGAGCAGAAGGTGCGGACCGTCTTTGGGCGGGTACGGCCGATTCCCGATATTCAAAGCCGTAATGCGAACCTTCGAGGATTTGCCGAGCGGACGGCGGTGAACACGCCTCTCCAAGGGACGGCGGCGGACTTGATCAAGCTCGCCATGATCCGCATCGACCGGCGGCTGACTTCAGAGAATCTCGAGACCGCGATGACGTTGCAGGTGCATGACGAATTGCTCTTCGATGTGCCGGAGAATGAAGTCGATCGAGTTCGAGCGCTGGTGAAAGAAGAGATGGAGGGCGTCATCGAGTTGAAGGTTCCATTGGTTGCCGATTGTGGAGTGGGTGCGAATTGGCGGGATATGGTGTAA
- the queA gene encoding tRNA preQ1(34) S-adenosylmethionine ribosyltransferase-isomerase QueA, with protein sequence MLVSDFNFELPEELIAQQPPAERSGARMLVLDRQSGRWRDAWFSDFPDLLHPGDVLVLNDSRVIPARLLGHKASVAQSGKIEALLTQQVNEWEWTALVRPGRKVLLGDTLVFASDNGTSLTAEVVDRGEFGERLLRFHPVPNFFSQLEKVGHMPLPPYIRRQDTSGDRQRYQTVFAERPGSAAAPTAGLHFTPEVLERIRARGVTVVFITLHVGLGTFQPVRVDRVEDIRLHAEPYTLPAQTADAINAALAENRRVIAAGTTTVRTLEHCALAAKGRPLAAHAGTTSIFISPGYEFRIVSGLLTNFHLPQSTLLMLVSAFAGREAALAAYRHAIAERYRFFSYGDCMFLS encoded by the coding sequence GTGCTTGTCTCCGATTTCAACTTCGAACTACCCGAAGAACTCATCGCGCAGCAACCTCCGGCAGAACGGTCCGGCGCACGGATGCTGGTGCTTGACCGGCAATCCGGGAGGTGGCGGGACGCATGGTTTAGCGACTTTCCCGATTTGCTTCACCCCGGCGACGTTTTAGTGCTGAACGACAGCCGGGTAATTCCGGCGCGTCTCCTCGGACATAAGGCGAGTGTGGCACAGAGCGGCAAGATTGAAGCGCTGCTCACTCAACAAGTAAACGAATGGGAGTGGACGGCTCTGGTTCGGCCGGGCCGCAAGGTGCTGTTAGGCGATACCCTGGTGTTTGCCTCCGACAATGGAACGTCGCTTACAGCCGAGGTCGTGGATCGCGGCGAGTTTGGGGAGCGGCTGCTTCGCTTTCATCCCGTTCCTAATTTTTTCAGTCAGCTGGAAAAAGTCGGCCATATGCCACTGCCGCCGTATATTCGGCGTCAAGATACGAGCGGTGACCGGCAACGCTACCAGACTGTTTTTGCAGAGCGGCCGGGTTCGGCGGCGGCTCCGACGGCGGGATTGCACTTCACGCCAGAGGTGCTGGAGCGAATCCGGGCGAGGGGCGTGACGGTAGTCTTCATCACGCTGCACGTCGGGTTGGGAACGTTTCAACCGGTGCGGGTGGATCGAGTCGAGGACATTCGGCTTCACGCGGAACCTTACACCTTGCCGGCACAGACGGCAGATGCGATTAACGCCGCACTGGCTGAGAACCGGCGAGTGATTGCTGCCGGAACGACGACTGTCCGCACCCTGGAGCACTGCGCCCTGGCAGCAAAAGGCAGGCCGTTGGCGGCGCATGCCGGGACGACCAGCATTTTTATCTCGCCGGGATACGAGTTCCGCATCGTGAGCGGCCTGCTGACCAACTTCCATCTGCCGCAATCCACTCTGTTGATGCTGGTAAGTGCCTTTGCCGGACGCGAAGCGGCGCTAGCTGCATACAGGCATGCAATCGCGGAGCGGTATCGCTTCTTTTCCTATGGGGACTGTATGTTTCTCTCATGA
- a CDS encoding lysophospholipid acyltransferase family protein yields the protein MSRERIHNREKLLQGRSDALTQTGFRREDRSSSAVCWQVFTRPPDAANRMVSVSPVSERRRFSFGQRLALATVPPLVALLLRAIGATLRFEYVVEPGLVPPTKATPGIYCFWHRCALPALLYFHGKLRCSILVSQSFDGELIARTIERFGFDAVRGSSSREGAAGLLGLKRAIDAGFIAVFTADGPRGPRFKTKVGPVKLAQMSQMPVGILYLLPERAWVANSWDGFLIPKPFSRVAVSWAHKVNPPVSNAGSEELEAVRMQVEVAMERARRLAEEYFAIGSGADRK from the coding sequence ATGAGCAGAGAACGGATACACAATCGTGAAAAGCTCCTGCAGGGCAGATCAGATGCACTGACACAAACCGGCTTCAGACGGGAGGATCGAAGCTCGTCAGCGGTTTGCTGGCAGGTCTTCACTCGCCCGCCCGATGCGGCCAATAGAATGGTCAGTGTGAGCCCGGTGTCAGAGCGCAGACGTTTTTCTTTTGGACAGCGTTTAGCGCTGGCGACGGTTCCCCCCTTGGTGGCGTTGTTGCTGCGGGCGATCGGCGCTACGCTTCGCTTCGAATATGTGGTTGAACCAGGGCTCGTTCCTCCCACCAAAGCAACTCCTGGAATCTACTGCTTCTGGCATCGTTGCGCGCTTCCGGCACTGCTTTACTTTCACGGAAAGCTTCGCTGCTCGATCCTGGTCAGTCAAAGCTTCGATGGCGAACTGATCGCTCGTACGATTGAGCGGTTTGGCTTCGATGCGGTGCGTGGTTCAAGTTCGCGCGAGGGAGCGGCAGGGCTGCTGGGTCTGAAACGCGCCATCGATGCGGGCTTTATCGCTGTGTTCACCGCGGACGGCCCGCGCGGACCCCGCTTCAAGACCAAAGTTGGCCCGGTGAAACTTGCCCAGATGAGCCAAATGCCGGTCGGCATTCTGTATTTACTCCCAGAGCGGGCGTGGGTGGCAAACTCCTGGGATGGCTTCCTCATTCCGAAGCCCTTTTCCCGTGTCGCTGTAAGCTGGGCACATAAGGTAAATCCTCCGGTCTCAAACGCCGGCTCGGAAGAACTGGAAGCGGTGCGAATGCAGGTGGAGGTAGCCATGGAGCGGGCCCGCCGTCTGGCCGAGGAGTACTTCGCCATCGGATCAGGCGCTGACCGGAAGTAG
- a CDS encoding isochorismatase family cysteine hydrolase: protein MADTFTIDPVRTAVLSMDCQAGIVSIYTRENKDTFLVRVANVLNHARTIGMTIIHIQVGFRPGHPEISSRNAVLGAIKSSEQHQRLFQDPLGAIPEPIAPHADEIVITKHRISAFAGTDLAMILRAKDIDTLVLYGIATSGVVLSTLTEATDADHRVVVIGDCCADLDSALHDCLVQRFFPTRGPVFSSEGFIAASPRTNEQRTDTQS from the coding sequence ATGGCAGACACTTTCACGATTGATCCGGTCCGCACGGCCGTCTTGAGCATGGATTGTCAAGCCGGCATTGTTTCCATTTACACCCGAGAGAACAAAGATACATTTCTGGTGCGAGTCGCTAATGTTCTCAATCACGCTCGTACTATTGGCATGACCATCATCCACATCCAGGTCGGTTTTCGACCGGGACACCCCGAGATCAGTTCCCGGAACGCAGTTCTCGGCGCAATCAAGTCCTCCGAGCAGCATCAGCGGCTATTTCAGGACCCGCTTGGAGCGATCCCGGAGCCGATCGCACCGCACGCTGATGAAATCGTTATAACCAAGCACCGCATCAGCGCCTTCGCCGGCACCGATCTCGCTATGATTCTTCGCGCCAAAGACATCGATACGTTGGTTCTCTACGGCATTGCGACCAGTGGCGTCGTTCTCTCTACTCTGACTGAAGCTACGGATGCTGACCACCGGGTTGTGGTTATTGGCGATTGTTGCGCCGACCTGGACTCCGCGCTTCACGATTGCCTTGTTCAGCGATTCTTTCCGACGCGCGGGCCGGTCTTCTCGTCTGAAGGATTTATCGCTGCTTCGCCAAGGACAAATGAGCAGAGAACGGATACACAATCGTGA
- a CDS encoding ABC transporter permease — translation MHNVWLIAKREYLEQVRGKAFKITTILIPGIFLGIFSIVYLAGKNSGTGKHVAVASSDTVLAHRVQQQLLSDKDARMSVDVVAPASDQDRQHLTESVDRKELDGFLWLEAAAGQMPLSATYESRTSGDFTTVTRLTDAVTRAAMQQQLTARGIPAGEIESLTKDVKVTTLQVQNGKTSSSNAAGTFWAAYIMAFLLSFTVVMYGMNVGRSVIQEKTSRIFEVMLASVRPEEMLAGKLIGIGSVGITQIAIWIVAAGLFAGSAIAGRLMSGEMSIHVAPVEIVLFGVYFVLGYVLYSALFAGLAATVSTEQELQQYSPLAAVPIWLSFGMISFIVSNPNSIWSVAISMFPPCAPITMFLRMASQFPPWWQIAASILLMLMTIVLVLWVASRVYRVGILMYGKRATLPEMIRWLRYS, via the coding sequence ATGCATAACGTCTGGTTGATCGCGAAGCGCGAATATCTGGAGCAGGTCCGCGGCAAAGCCTTCAAAATTACGACGATTCTGATTCCCGGCATTTTCCTGGGGATATTCTCGATCGTCTATCTTGCCGGTAAGAATTCCGGCACGGGCAAACACGTTGCTGTCGCCTCGAGTGATACAGTGCTTGCCCATCGCGTTCAACAGCAACTGCTGAGTGACAAAGACGCGCGGATGAGTGTCGATGTGGTGGCGCCCGCTAGCGACCAGGATCGTCAACATCTGACCGAGAGCGTTGACCGCAAAGAACTGGATGGCTTCCTATGGCTGGAAGCGGCAGCCGGACAGATGCCGCTCTCAGCAACATATGAATCGCGGACCTCGGGCGACTTTACGACCGTAACGCGGTTGACCGATGCGGTTACCCGCGCCGCAATGCAACAGCAACTCACTGCTCGAGGTATACCGGCCGGGGAAATCGAATCGCTGACCAAAGACGTCAAGGTCACAACTTTGCAGGTGCAGAACGGCAAAACCAGCAGCAGCAACGCCGCCGGCACTTTCTGGGCGGCCTACATCATGGCGTTTCTACTCTCCTTTACGGTGGTCATGTACGGGATGAACGTTGGCCGTTCGGTTATTCAGGAGAAGACCTCGAGGATCTTCGAAGTCATGCTCGCCTCGGTCAGGCCGGAAGAGATGCTGGCGGGGAAGTTAATTGGCATCGGGTCAGTCGGTATCACCCAGATCGCGATTTGGATTGTTGCCGCTGGTCTCTTTGCCGGCAGCGCCATCGCAGGCAGACTGATGTCCGGAGAGATGTCCATTCATGTCGCTCCGGTAGAAATCGTCCTTTTCGGCGTCTACTTTGTTCTCGGTTATGTGCTCTATAGCGCCTTGTTCGCTGGGCTCGCGGCGACGGTCAGCACCGAACAGGAATTGCAGCAATACAGCCCTCTGGCTGCCGTGCCTATCTGGTTGAGCTTTGGCATGATCTCGTTCATCGTGAGCAATCCAAATTCGATATGGTCGGTCGCGATCTCAATGTTTCCCCCGTGCGCCCCGATCACCATGTTCCTGCGCATGGCTTCGCAGTTTCCGCCGTGGTGGCAGATCGCTGCCTCGATTTTGTTGATGCTGATGACGATCGTGCTCGTGTTGTGGGTCGCATCGCGCGTCTATCGCGTGGGCATCTTGATGTACGGAAAGCGGGCAACACTGCCGGAGATGATCCGCTGGTTGAGGTATAGCTGA